The genomic DNA TTCTTTCGTTGCGGGCGAGGCTGTTCAGCCCGCCGCTCGAATCTGGATCTTCGTGCCACGCGGGTGCTCGCTGCCCGCCTCGGGGTTGGTGCTGGTCGCGGTGAACAGATCCCAGACGATCTCGGGGACGTTCGACACCGCCTGGAATCCCGCTTCCTCGAGGATCCGGACGGCCTCGCGGATGCTCTCACCGTCGACGTCCGGCACCTCGATCGGCTCAGGGCCCTTCGACACGATGAGCTGGATGGCATCGCCCGGCCGCCAGTTCCCCTCTTCGGCTCGGTCGGCGTACCCGATCACCCAGTCCTTGTCGATGTCGTCGCTGAACTGCGTCTGACTCTCCTCGGCGACGACCAGGCCCTTGTCGGTGAGCGCTTTCGTCGCCTGGTTCACGTTCATGCCGGCGACGTCGGGAACCGGTCCGAGCGAGACGAAGAGCTCGATGGCGTCGCTCTCGAACACCTCGCAGCCCTCGCCGCATTCGTACGTCTCGCCGCCGGCGCGGGGAGTGACGTATGCGTTGATGACGATGCCCGGATCTGCGTCCGAGAAGAGAGCCACGTCGTCCGCGAGTTTCAGGTGGAACTCATCCGTGAGTCGGGTGCGGAGTTCCTCAGCCACCTGACCGTTCAACGGATCAAGGGCGTGCTTCTTCGGGCCGATCGAGACGACGACGGTGACGGTCGCGCCGGCCTCCAGTCGCTCTCCTTCGCCCGGTTCTGTGCGCATCGCCTGCTCGGCTGGCACGTCGATGGAATTCTCGTCCGCTCGCGCCGGCACGAAGCCCTCCGCCGTGAGCGCCGCGGCGGCCTCGTCATAGCTGGACCCGGCCACACCCGGCACCGCGATCAGGGATCCCGGTCCGGAGCCGAACCACCAGCCGACGCCACCGGCGAGCACCGCCAGCAGGAGAACGAAAGCGAGCAGGAACGCACCGCGGGCGCGGCGCTTGGAAGCGCGACGGCGGAGGACGGTCGCATTGTCGAGCTGCTGGGGGACAGGGGCCGTCGGATCGGCGATGACCATGGTGCTCGGCATCACTTTGGTGAGATCGCCGGAATCGGCCTGCGAACGCTTGGTCGGCATGGTCGCGGCGGCAACCGCGGGGGCGATGCCGAGATCGCGCTCGATCTCGCGCAAGCGGTCGAGCATCTCCTGGGCGTCGTTCGGACGCTCATCCGGCGACTTCTCGGTGGCCCAGAGCACCAACTCGTCGAGGGGCTCCGGCACGCCGGGGTTGCGCACGCTCGGACGCGGCACGGACTCGGTGGCGTGCTGGAATGCGATCTGCATCGGCTGCTCACCCTTGTAGGGCTGCTCGCCGGTGAGCATCTCGTAGAGCATGATGCCGAGCGCGTAGATGTCGCTTCGGGCGTCCGCCGTGCCGCGCGTGACGAGCTCAGGGGCGAGGTACGCGATCGTGCCGAGCAGCTGCGCTCCGGTCGCGGTGTTCGCCGTCGTCGCCCTGGCGAGGCCGAAGTCGCCGATCTTGATGCGGCCGTCTTCGGCGAGCAGAACGTTCTCGGGCTTCACGTCGCGATGGACGATCCCCGCGCGATGCGCTGCAGAGAGACCCGCGAGAATCGCATCCATGATGGTGATCGTCTGCGGGATCGTCAGACGGCGCTGCTCGCGCATCAGCTCGCGCAGCGTGATCCCCGGCAGGTACTCCATGACCAGGTAGGCGAGCTCGCCGTCCTGACCCTGATCGAAGACGTTGACGACGTGCGGATCGGCGAGCCGTGCCGCTGCCCGTGCCTCCTGGATGAACCGGCTCTGGAACGCGGAATCGTCGCTGAGATGCGCGTGCATCACCTTGAGAGCGATCCGGCGTTCGAGTCGCAGGTCGGTGGCGACGTAGACGGTCGCCATGCCGCCGCGCGCGATCCGAGCGCGGACACGGTAGCGACCGTCGACAAGCCGCCCGATGAGAGGGTCGGCCTGCTGATTGGTCGTCACGAGGAAATTCTATGGAGAACTGCCTGAAAGCCTGGGGAGCGGCTCACCCCTGGACCCTGCGGGTTTGCCCCGAGCGTCATCCGTGGAGCGCGAGCCACTCGTAGGCCTGGGCCTCCCACTGGCCGTAGCGCTCAGGGAACGCCGAGATCTGCACGGCCTGAGCCGCGGCGCCGAAGCCCAAGGATTCCCAGCCGGAGATGTCGAGCAGGCCGCGCGTCGCGCTGCCGTTCGGGTCGCTCGGGCCGCCGTAGAAGACGCGGATGCTGCGGTCGGCATCCCGGATCTGCTCGGCGGATCCCCAGCCGGTGCTCGGCCGCTGCTGGAACAGCCCGAGGGAGTCGCGGTCGCCCCAGTCCAGGTTTCGCATCCAGGACTCGACCATGCTCGTCGCGAGAGCCGTGGCGATGCCACGGTCGGAGATGCCCAGTTGTCGTCCGATGCTGATGATGAGCGCGGCGTTGGCCGCCTGCTCCGCATCCAGGGTCGCCGTCAATGGCGGGTGCGCAACAGCGGTCGGCGCTGGTGCCGCCGCCGGCGCAGGGGCCGAGGCGGCCACCACGATCGTCTGGCCCGGGTAGATGATCGACGCGGCGCTCAGGCCGTTGGCGGCGAACAGCGTCTGCGTGGTGGTGCCGTACTTCTGGGCGATCCCGTAGAGAGTGTCTCCGGCGGCGACCGTGTGGGTCTGTCCGGCCTCCGGTGCCGCAGGCGCAGTGACAGGTGCCGCGGGGGAGGCGGCTGCTGCGGCCGTACCGGAGACGGCGAGCGTCTGCCCGGGGTAGATGATCGACTCGCGGGTGAGGGCATTCGCAGCCAGCACCGCGTCGACCGTGGTGCCGTACTTCTGGGCGATCGTGTAGATGGTGTCACCGGAGACGACGGCGTGCGTCGTCGTGGCTGCCGGCGTCGCCGGTTCGACGGCGGCTGGGGCAGCCGGAACTGCGGTATCGGCGAGGGTGAGGCTCTGCCCCGGGTAGATCACGGACCGCCAGGTGAGTCCGTTCCAGGTCAGGACGTCGGCCGTACTCAGTCCGAAGCGCTCGGCGATCGCGAAGACGGTGTCTCCGGGTTGGACGACGTACGTGCCGGGACTGGTCTGCGCCGGCACGGAGTGCATCGGCACGCCGGCCGTCGATGCCACGTCTTTGAGCTGGACGAGATGCAGGGCGGGTGCGGCCTCCGCCGAAGCGGGCGCAGCGACCAGCGTGCCGGCGAGCGTTCCCAGAACGGCAGCAGGTGCGGCCACGGTCAGATATCGCGTACGACGCGAAGCGTTCAGTCTCAAAGCTTCCCCCTTTTTCGACTTCTGCCACGCTGGCACGGAAGTAAACCAAAGTCAACAGGAGTGACTGGTGTGACTGGCGTGACGGGAGTGGCGAGATGCATCCTCAGACCGGAGGTGAGATAGTGGCAACGTGTCTGAGAACGCCCCTGAAACGTATGCCACCGAGTGGCTGACCATGCCCGATCTCGTCGAGGTGCTCGATGAGCCACTCGGGCGGGTGCGACGACTCATCGACGAGCACTATCTCATCGGTTCCCGCCGCAACGGAGTGTTCACTGTTCCGGCCGTGTTCATCGTCGACGGGGAGC from Microbacterium sp. LWO13-1.2 includes the following:
- a CDS encoding LysM peptidoglycan-binding domain-containing protein; amino-acid sequence: MRLNASRRTRYLTVAAPAAVLGTLAGTLVAAPASAEAAPALHLVQLKDVASTAGVPMHSVPAQTSPGTYVVQPGDTVFAIAERFGLSTADVLTWNGLTWRSVIYPGQSLTLADTAVPAAPAAVEPATPAATTTHAVVSGDTIYTIAQKYGTTVDAVLAANALTRESIIYPGQTLAVSGTAAAAASPAAPVTAPAAPEAGQTHTVAAGDTLYGIAQKYGTTTQTLFAANGLSAASIIYPGQTIVVAASAPAPAAAPAPTAVAHPPLTATLDAEQAANAALIISIGRQLGISDRGIATALATSMVESWMRNLDWGDRDSLGLFQQRPSTGWGSAEQIRDADRSIRVFYGGPSDPNGSATRGLLDISGWESLGFGAAAQAVQISAFPERYGQWEAQAYEWLALHG
- the pknB gene encoding Stk1 family PASTA domain-containing Ser/Thr kinase, yielding MTTNQQADPLIGRLVDGRYRVRARIARGGMATVYVATDLRLERRIALKVMHAHLSDDSAFQSRFIQEARAAARLADPHVVNVFDQGQDGELAYLVMEYLPGITLRELMREQRRLTIPQTITIMDAILAGLSAAHRAGIVHRDVKPENVLLAEDGRIKIGDFGLARATTANTATGAQLLGTIAYLAPELVTRGTADARSDIYALGIMLYEMLTGEQPYKGEQPMQIAFQHATESVPRPSVRNPGVPEPLDELVLWATEKSPDERPNDAQEMLDRLREIERDLGIAPAVAAATMPTKRSQADSGDLTKVMPSTMVIADPTAPVPQQLDNATVLRRRASKRRARGAFLLAFVLLLAVLAGGVGWWFGSGPGSLIAVPGVAGSSYDEAAAALTAEGFVPARADENSIDVPAEQAMRTEPGEGERLEAGATVTVVVSIGPKKHALDPLNGQVAEELRTRLTDEFHLKLADDVALFSDADPGIVINAYVTPRAGGETYECGEGCEVFESDAIELFVSLGPVPDVAGMNVNQATKALTDKGLVVAEESQTQFSDDIDKDWVIGYADRAEEGNWRPGDAIQLIVSKGPEPIEVPDVDGESIREAVRILEEAGFQAVSNVPEIVWDLFTATSTNPEAGSEHPRGTKIQIRAAG
- a CDS encoding Rv2175c family DNA-binding protein yields the protein MSENAPETYATEWLTMPDLVEVLDEPLGRVRRLIDEHYLIGSRRNGVFTVPAVFIVDGEPLASLRGTVIVLKDAGFTDDEVIDWLLSDEETMGRSPIAALLAGHKSEVRRIARTLA